The genome window ACAATTACAGTATTCCTTCtagcacttgaaggcagcacCAGTTCACATCCTGCCTGTGCCTCCACTCTTGACAATCCAGTcatcttttaaaagaaaaatgtcaccaGCTTGTAGTACAAACATTATGAACATGTCTGGTGTCGACATGGTGGAGGGCACAGCTCAATAGCTAATGCTGCTGGGTTGAAAACAGCATTAGAGCATTGGAAAATTCaatatcaattaatgcaggATTCAAAGCTCGGCTTGACACAGCAGTTAGTGTTTCCTCCTTGAACGGCAAGACAGAGGTACTCAAGCTCAGCCCCAAGGGAACCCAAGGATTAGCTGCACAGTCACCCCCCCCCCTCGCTGTTTGTCATGTGTGTTTCTCCACAGTTACCTCTGCTGATCAAATTCAAGCAGATAAGTCCTTTGCAGGAGTGTTGCAAGGCTGAGAAATGGAATAGCTAAAACAGCTAACTGATGGTTAGGTTTCATTCTTAGTCAGTGCGGATTGGTAAAGGCTAAACGGGGGACTGACAATGAAAGGAATCTTACATTAACAGTATGTAAACAGTAGCCTATACAGCATGTAAAGAACCAATTTTGTGATCAAGTCCGTCGTAATGATGCTTTATATTGCAAAAGCAGAGCTAGGATAACAATTTTCCCTGGGCCAAAGAGACATGTGATTGTTATTCTTGGTGACATAAACTGTCGCAGGCAGACGTTAGAGCCACGATGAAACTTGCTTAGGTAAATGTTAGCTTGTCGTAACCTCTCAAAGTCCTGAATATCCCTGCTTCATTATAGCCTTCAGCTCTGTTGCTCTCCTTTCAGCAGCATATTTCCATGCTACATCAGTAACACCATGACTGATTGGGCTGTTTTGCTTGTTGCTTTATTGCTATTCTTTTCTTGTGTATAACTGATTTAGTGGTCCTGGATGTATAAAGTATTTTACTACAACATTTTAGTTATTAATGAAATGTTTCttactttgaaaaataatattattttgcttttattcgCCTGCATCATAGAAATAATTTGTGAATAATGATAAAGCTTTCATGTTAACCTTCAATTCAACATTATGTAAACAAGCCTTCATAGCgtaacccccccccacacatatttacatgttacatgcatgtatacatgttgAAGTGCATGTTGTGCATATTTAAAATACTAgcattcatatactgtacattacacatttcctgtttaaaaCCAGGGCAAGTCACAATATAATCACATTATGTCCAGGTAGAGAGGTAAAACATTTCCTTAGATCATGAGTAAATTCTCTTATCTAATAGGTTCAATAATCTTCTGTACGTTCTTTAGGACTTCATTGACCAGGAGACAAAAACACTCTTCTTTCCTAATGCTTGCTGAAACCAGCATGTATCAGTTTTTAGTGGGATTACAGTCGTGTCCTCTTGGTCAGTGATGGCTGAGCTCCAGAAAGGAATAAGAACTGGAGATCAATTCATGCTTTGGCATTTGACCTGGGAAACAACTGCTCAGGCTCCCTCATAGGAACTCTGCTCCACTATTATAATGAGGGATGGGGTTTACGTGGAACGCCAGTAGACATTTTACTAACACTACATTATATTACAGTTTTCTAAACTCACTAAAGAAGAGCTTGTGGTTTACTGTGACAGTATTGATGTTGAGATGGATTAGTTTTCTGAGAGTATCAGCCAATGAGTACTTGTAAATTTGTCAAATCAGATAGTGTCATTTAAGAGTGTTAGTCATGTTTCAAACCTTATATAGAACAATATTGTACTGCTTGAAATCATGCAGTGTATAGTCAcaaattatactgtatttttaaagtgTCTTTTCCTCTGGTAAGTGCATACTTTCAAAAATACTAGTTATTATTGTAATATTCTAAGCCTTAGAGCACAGCATATAAATTGACCATTCGCTAAGTCCCACCCCCTTAGTTACAGATGCTACGTCTGTCAAGCTTTCCCTTCCGTTTTTTTAATGTCCTCAGCTGActagttttaaaatgaaaacccGTAAAAGGGACCTTAAATATGCAATTTATGgctactgtacatacatgaTGTTGTGCTAAatgactgaggctaaagctgctgCTTCAGGCAAAAAGTCACCATCCTTACCAGCtgatggaaataaagaaacagcatattaatgttttgtaaatgaaaaatctTGCAAGaaactacatacaatttcaacatatctgtcaccgcaacctggcaacccacaaccTGATCCAAAGGGCATgtgcgcagctgctctctgcgcAGGCAGACGGGCCATTGTCAGGGCAGGACGGCGTACCACGTCGGCTCGCTAGCAAAGAGCCCGAGGATGATGCAACCACTACTACTAGTTCAGCTGTCCCACCTCGACTTACACCAGACCAGCATCCAAGAGTATCTGAGCATCGGCATGACACTGATGCAGAGAGCCACAGCCCTGCGACAGCCACCTGTTCAACTGCCCACCCCCATCTCCATTTGTGTTCGACACCAAAGCAGATGGCCGAGACCCAGTGGCGGGTGGGATACCGGTTTAGCAGCCCCTAGTTTTTACCTATCTATTTCAACcgtagactgtatataaagatggacgacatgacagctccccaaaagtgaagccaaaacatttcaatcgccccctggtggcttgCTGCAGTATAgatcataaaccccgccccctccatgttagctgatgggacatgagccaaactaaaaactcaaagtacacgtcaaatcagtttttcccaaagatggtttctgtcattttaggtagttcttatcacgccgATGcatgttcaagtgttaatttttctgataattttggttttaattagttatttgatgctataaaaagggggtttcatgtcatgattgacagctgagctctgctcgcAATTGAGttggccgggtgtatgggcgggacctcgataccatGGCTCCAACTccaatcactactgcgcagactatTGAGtcttttggcttcatttttgtgcaGTGGGACGAAGTGGAGAcgtgtcatccatctttatagtCTACAGTCTATGATTTCAACCATACTTTTAACTAACCATACAAATCAGGCCAGGATGAAGTGAGTGAGGGGGCTGTTAAAAATTGCGAGGGGGCAATTTttccataaaataaaatttattgaTTTAACCATGCAATAGCCTCAGAAAGactaaataacaacaacataaagcTGCTGAACTTATGAACAACTCTCATCAAATCAGCGCATAGAAACAGCTGTTCACGACTTGCAGCTGAGCTCTCTCTTTCGTTGACTGTCTCTTCACTACCCACACTTCAGACATCGGTTGTTTTAGGAAAAGATTAGGCTATTGTATCATTGCGTCTCTATGCCAGGATGTGTGATATGGTGGAAATCCTGTATGATGGGAAATACAGGTTAcgtatattattatttattatgtgtgtgtgtgtgtgtgtgtgtgtgtgtgtataattgaTGGAAGAATCTGAATCATAGTATTGGTGGAGGTGGGGCAGTATGTGCTTGCGTACATGCCATTGAGCTACATACTGTAGGCTAATGCGTTGATATTGTTGCCCTGGCCCAGGAAGGTATTGCTGCAATCATGTGTAAATCCTGTATGATAGAAGATATCTACAGGTGTTGATattgtccctcaggttgtgatCATAGGCTGTAGTGAAACTCCTGTATAAGCTACAAGTGTTTCTAACAGATAGTAGCCTACGCTAAAAATCTCTGTGTATGTGGACGTTgggcctagttacggttgctaagggACTCGGCCATTTGACTCAGATCAGTCTTTGTACACTGCTGTGAGTCACACCCATCATTTCCTTTTCCTTCCAGATGCGTCCAAGACGGACGTCCCAGAGGACTTTGACATCGACATGGGCGACCCGGAGACTGAGAAGGCGGCCGTCGCCATTCAGTCCCAGTTCAGGAAGTTCCAGAAGAAGAAGCGTGATGAGAAGTCCTAGTGAGCGCCACACTGTTCTGCCACTGTGTGTAGAGACGGCAGGTGGAAGCACGGTGACGATGGTGTGACATTTGCATGTAAACAAATTCATACCTGTTGGAACTCCAGGGGTTGTGATGGGGGGGAATGCAATAGCCTGTTAATCATATGACATGTCTGTGAATTTTCATTATCCTATTATTgtaattactattatttattatttaactgcTGTGTCAATAAATAAGTAACAGAAAGAGTTATAAAGGTCTGGTTTCTGTCCTGTTCCACATATCATGAAGTCTAGCTGATGTTTGTGTTAGAATATGTTTTTGTACTTATCCCAGCCTCAGTTATACCTGCACCATCTCTTTCTGTACTGCATAGGACTACTTTTCCCAAAAACACCTGTATTGTGAGTAGATTGAGCAAAAGCTGATGATAGAGTGAAGGTTGTTTTTAGGAAACTTAGCCTAGAGCTTTCCATCCTGAACAGAATATTTGACCTAGAGGCATTTTTCTTACCTGCATGGTACTATCAAGCTGTGTGTATCAATGTacattgaataaataaagactCTGTGTGGAACTTGTGTGCAGTGCATGTAAATACCAACATTTGACAAACAACTACATATAAAGAGTGGCTGCTGAATTGCTGCAGTATGTCTAATATATTGCATTAATATACACTCTGCAGGGATAGCGGAGGGACTTACATATTCTGATGACAAACTATAAATAGAAACCAAATCAGAATAAGCTCGGCTGAATCTATTCCCTTCTCAGCTTGATGACCTTCTCCATgtagagccaggctaactgactgactgagtccAACTCAAGTTAGCTTTAGGCACTTTAAACAACATACACCTGcataaatattgtatattttagttCAGGATTATAGGTTGATATGTCATCATGGAGTACAGAATGATTTGAAAAGGCTATTTCGGCCTTtcttgagtttaaaaaaaaaaggtaatctGATGAAACATTGGCATCTGATTCGTGAATTAGTTGCCCAGCTGCTACTTTGTTTGACTTTCCTTCTGCTATGTGTAAATGACTGGGCGGCCAAGATTTGGGCTGCGAGGCAGCTGTCACAAACAAGCCTTACTCCTTTTAAAGTTGATCACAGAATAGCACAATGCTTCCATCATTTTACTGCTCAGGCACATTATGTGGTCTCCCTCGTTAGTCTGCATGAGGAAACATCAAACACTGGGAAAAACACTGTCTGTGCTACAGCCTGAAGGTAAATTCTTATATTTCAAACAAAGAGCATAGCATAATATATCTTATGTCATGTAGAAACACATCATTTGCTAGTTTTCTAGCGAGAAATCTGTCTATATTTTGTGTACTATTTTGGACAGCAGAGTTCATTTGTAGTCATGGCTCtatatggatggcaatgttggtctgtctggtggtcagtccaccactttggtccagactgaaatgtctcaacaactataggatggattgccgtgaaattttgtacagacattaatggtcCCTAGataatgaatcctactgactttggtgattacCTGACGTTTCATTACCAGCAGGTAAAAgatttcacttatccagtgaaatagcTCAAGATGTATTAGATGGACTGGCACAAAAATTTGTGCAGACTTGTACatcccagaagatgaatcctactcATTGTGGTGAtctctgacctttcctctagtgccaccatgaggttgacatttgtaattTTGAGTGAAAAGTCTTCACAggtattggatggattgccattggATGAAATTTGGTCCagatatttatgtttatgttaaatttatccaatactttggtttatgatcaaatacctgcaaaacccatcagcctcagatgtactttgtatttagtgctaattggaAAAAAGATAGCCTACTAAACATCAGGATATTAGTATTGCCACtctgagtatgttagcatgctgacgttgtGCCTAAGTagagtgcagcctcacagagctgctagcattgctGTCTTGTTTCCACAGTAGTGGAATGAATGTAACTTATTTATATCTGCAGGGGGGTTTTTATGCCAAGGTTTTTAATAATGCCCCATgcgctgtttaaaaaaaaaatgataaggTGCTCCACTTTGCATTACAAGTTTAACTGTGGTGGTACCTTAATAACAAAGAGGTGTTTCAGGTTTGCATACCATATCACTCTTAATAAGAATTCTGCTCCAATGAAAACTTTGAACCAGCAGTTAAACAACACATAAGTGACTATAACCCAATCTAGAAAAAGTCGTTTTACACTTTATAAGACACTGAAGAGTGTCAAGTATGCCAGGAATTTAAACTGTCAAAGGTTAAGAAGAAGTTGCACTGATTTTCTTACAATCGGGATCATGACACTGGACTGAACTGTATTATATCAAGGTCAGTGATGACCTTTGCGCCCCAGGGAATTGATCCTCACAGCAGATCAGCTTTGTAAGCCTGAGAGGATTACACTGCCATGACAAGTGCACCCTTCCTTCATGTCCACAGCCAGATGGTTTGCagtacaaaacagtaaaataaagtgcgCCCATTACAGTCTAAATTTACATTAAAGAACTGTCAAAAGTCTCAGTGACATTATTGTTCAATGCTTATGTCTGAATTTCCTGCTAACAATTCAATATGAAGCAGGCTTGGTGCCATAGTCTTCCTCCTTAAAAGGCGACAGTGCAGTGACCTTTAGATTTCCAGTGAAGGTCACGGTCTCGTGGAAATAATAGTCTCCCTGCGGTTCCTTGTTTGTTTGcctgcttgttttatttttcacccaGATGACTACTAAAAATGATCCTACCAAGTCATCCAAAGGCCCACAGAGAGTAACAGCCCTCTCCTAAGGCTTTGCTACTCTCTTCCTTGTatttgagtgtgagtgtgagtgtgtagtaACAGAATTATAATATAAATCATAATATTAACATACAGAGACTTTCTTCTGATCTTGCTCAATGACAAGCCCCTcttctctcatttcctctcctctcctcttctctgtgcAGCTTCCAGCTGAGAGGCAGATTGGGAGGTTGACAGTGAACTGTGTCATCACCTCTGGGTGCTTACTTTGTCTCTGGTGTACGACTGGCAGGTGTACTTCTCTCACCTGAAATTGGAGATAGATTACAGCACCACGGTCTCCAGACAGAGTTGTACTATTTTGAAGTTAATGTTTGGAGTGGggttttaaagggtcagtttcACGTAGGAATTATAATTTCTGCgtaaaactgctcacaacaaggtctgtggattatcttgagtaaccaggtcatgatttctggaaagagatgttgatgttgttttggcgctttgagcatcacaagccgagtgccatatagttccattaaattaaaaaaatgcagacatatctatggctgatatctccaaaacttagcaactcacaccaaaacaatctagatggataaacagcactacaggtaagaggaaaaatatttattaatcatttattatttaaaatactgtacttatttTGTATAACTTTCCCTTTAAAGTCAACAGAGGCAACTTAGCTTGTGCTTTAGACATAGCAGACCAGCACTCATTCATAGTCTGAGTAAATACAGCAAGAATGACCATTTTTGGGACAGAGATCAACTATTCGGGGGATAATGGTATGTTGATAAATGCACTGAAACTGTATTATGGAGAAAATTTCCACTTGCACTGAGAATGAGACTGTAAAACTCATTGCGTGCCTTCTGTTCTGCCTATGGACGAACGTCAGTCCTGCAGACAGCAGAATAATCAATGGTGGGTGCTCCACTTTCTTTACCCCTCGGAGTCAGTAAAAGTAACATGTGAAGGCAGTGTAGCTATAAAGTCCATCAAATTATCTTTGCCCTATTCCACTACTGTTTAGAAGGCAAAGATGAATTCAGTGTTTATGGCGTATTACTGTTTACTTTGATTATGTCTGGACAGCTACAAAAATCAATTTCACACCATGTGGTTATTGATAATAATTAATCATCCGTGTTCTTatgaaaactgacattttggtGATTGGTTCACACACTGCTGCCTACATCCACTCGCGCATGCATTTAAACTTATttccttgaaaatgaaaagcaaatctGCTCATATGGGTTCTTTTCATACATATAGTGTATGTACAGGTTTTACAATACCATGGAAGACTTACCATTTGATTTGTTGGTTAAGCCAAGGGTATTTTCTGTAACACTGTAGACTCACGGTCCCTGTAGTTGGAGAGATTGATGATTCCACTAGGTCTGATTCATTAAATTTACAATAGTCATTAGTAACCTGTCACACTAACAGTAACATGAATTTGATCTAATGAACGAGTGAGTAGGCCTGCAAGCGTGGTGTGAGGAATTTCACTGTCAAAAATAACAGCCAACTGTGTGTGCAAATGACAGAAGACTTTCACTTCATTGTACACCAAGTaaatctctcctctctgtgttggCTACAGCATTTTGCCTCTAAAGTTGACTTCTTTGACCTTTGCACAATCAAGTTCTTCCCGATAAATCTCCTGCAGCGAGGAGACAGGGAATTGAGTGTTCATGGATTAAATCAAAACttacttcagaatcagaatcagaatcagaaatactttattgatccccgtagggaaactctttgttacagtagctcgcctttacgtcagtgcacacaggagaaagtactagcaaacaatatgatacactataaaacactataaaaacaggtcagaaaataaattaagtatcaggtgggtataagtataaaataaactaagtgtgaagtaccaagtgggtttaccggttgatgatgatattacagtataataatacaatgtaataaaacaagtaataagtaataagcagaggtgcatgtactgtcgagagtaatagaggtatataatatcaataacaataaataagaaaaactaacatgggaaaactaatattgcacgggagtagtacacagaatattgcacaattattccaTTGACCAAACAGACCTAAACAttgtgctcctttgcttg of Siniperca chuatsi isolate FFG_IHB_CAS linkage group LG7, ASM2008510v1, whole genome shotgun sequence contains these proteins:
- the pcp4b gene encoding calmodulin regulator protein PCP4; the encoded protein is MSERQGSGAAAGNNKTSGGQDASKTDVPEDFDIDMGDPETEKAAVAIQSQFRKFQKKKRDEKS